The Sporocytophaga myxococcoides DSM 11118 genome segment TCTGCTATAAATTCCATTATTGCTTCACCATCTACATATCTGGTTGTTGACGACCTTTCTTTTGGTGGCCTAACTACCGGTGTTAAATCAACAGATTATATAAATGGGCTGGTTCCTGTATTATATCCCAACCCTGCAATAGCTGATGTCACTATCAATAATATTGTTCCAAACGCTTCAGCCATTGATATTATGGATATGACAGGCAAAGTTATCCAGACAATGCCAATAAACGGAGAAACTGCTACATTCAATCTTGGCGGATTAAAAGCTGGCATGTACCTATACCGCATGGTTGACCTCTCTCATAATGTTCTATACACAGATAGATTTGCGAAAACAGAATAATTTGAGAGAATCTGTTTTAAATACAAAAGGCACCGACTTAGAACCGGTGCCTTTCTTTTTTCATCTGAATCATGTTTTAACTCTCTAAAACATCTTTAAGTCGCTCAACCTTGTCGTGCTTTGAAAGAGAAAGTCGGACAATAGAATTCTCTTTCGCAGTTAGGTCGTGAGGGACGTTTCCATCCAATGCAATGATTTCGCCACTTCTCATATTATGAATTGTTCCATTAACACCTAGCATAATTTCCCCTTCTAAAATGTGGATTAGAATTGGAAATGGCGTTTTGTGTTCCTTCATAATTTGCCCTTTGCTTAAAAGGATTCGTATCTCTTTGGAAAAAGAAGTTTCTATAATAACTTTTGTCTTAACTCGACTTGCGTCAAATTCTAGCTCTGAATTAAATGATTCTATGCTCATAGCTTTGTTTATTTGCTGAAGGCTTTCTTATTTTTTATTTAACCTATCTCTCACTTCCATCAGCGCGAATCCTAAAAGATTCAAGCCATTCCACTCTTCCGGATTCTCTATTTTCACATTATCCTTTGCTAATCCTACACCCCAGATATTGTCAACAGGACTTGCCTCAACTAATACCCTGTCTTGTGTATTCAAAAGAAATTCTTTCAATTCCGGATATTGGGTAAACTTATGATAATTTCCTTCGACTACAATTTCAAATCGTGAGGCTTCCCACTTCTCCTGATTAAATCCTGATATCCTGCGTCCCAGGTCCTTTGCCTCTCCTGACGATTTAGAATTTATGATCTTCTCGTATATTTCTTTGTCCCCAAATAATTCTGCCTTCTTTGCCATCATCCAGTGCTCTGCAGTCTTATAGGTAATTCCATCTACTTTAAAATCCGCAATCCACCATTGACTGAAACATGAGTTGGTTATTGTCCCGTCCTTACTTGGCTGATGTCCCCAGAAATAAATGTACTTCAGCCTCTCGCCGTTGTTGATTCTATTTATTAGGTTTTGTATTGAGTAATTCATTTTGTTTTAATACCGATGTGTCAAGTAAGCAGACCATTCTAATATTTTATGTCGAAGTATCAGTTTCGTCCCAAAGTTCTCCAGTAACTTCACCCCCTTCTTCATAATACGTTCTCAGCCAATTTAAAACTTTGTGCCTTTCATAACTTACCGATCTATTTATTCTAGTTGTGTCCTTTTTTCCGTTAAACAGTAAATCCCTGAAATATGTGGTAGCTATTTCATTAAATAAGTTCTCTTCATAAACATCTTCCAAATTTCGATATTCTACCCGAGACAAGAACAGAATTAACGAATCTCCCAATTCTGGCAAATTTTGCTGGGACTCCTCAACTACATTATTTTCATCATTCAATCTCGGTAAAACTTCTACCTTTTTTAAACACCAAGCCAAGGTTATAGCACCTTCGATACACCAAGATAAATCCAAAAGCATTCTCTCTTCTGGAGATGGATTCATTAAAAACTCCATTTCCTTTGGTGATACTTTTTCCCAAATCTTTTCAGTCTTGAACCAATCAATAAAAGCGGGTCTCTCATCCAAGTTATGTACTAAATATGCAATTGCATAAAGAATTATCATTCTGCAACCGGCATCATACGCTGTTTGGAACTTTTCCTTCGAATGATCCAGATACTCCAAATGACTTACTCTGTAATTCTTTATCCCATAATCAATGAGTCTTGATTCAAGAGACTTCTTTTTTCGCCTTAATACAAGGTCTCCTGTGGTTTCAATTTTTTCAACCTCCTCTTTAGTTTTGTACCAATCTTTATGAGGCGTAGACTTCCCACAGCCCGGACACCATGTATTCTCCCATTGCCTTTTACAACTAGGACATTTCCCTTTCGTTTTAAAGGTATTCCACCTATGCCCGCAGCTACAGGCTCAATGTATTTCCCCATCTGGCCGCCACTCACATATAGAACATTGGATTATTAGATTTTCTTTTTTCCTATTCCAGAATAACATTGATTTAATATAACCTATTTATATTTTTAAACTTTCCCAAAAGGTATCCAATCCCAAATAAAGAGACCAGAAGAAAGACTTGAAATATAGTTATTAGATTTAAAATAAATGTGTACGAATCGCTATCATTTTCTGATGCTATCGCTTCAGGAAGAGCGCTTAGAGGGGGATATGTTGTAAAGTCACTACCGAACAATTCAAGTGGAGAAATATTCCTTGAAAATACCATAAGTAAAATAATTAACGAAAGATTGGAACATCCGAGAATAATATATCTGGTTGAAGTAGCCTTATTTATTAAAGATATCCCAGCATAAGTCAAGTAAACAATTAAGGTAAAGAATATTAAACATAACAGAATAGGGGATACAAAAATATGGCTATCATTAAATTGAATATCCAATCGCGTTTCAACTATAGATTTAATACCAAAAATTAATGAGAAGATTGTAAGTGTTATAATAAGTATTATTATGACAAGGTATAATTCTTTAAGTCTCATTTTTATTATTTAAAAACTGAGGGTTTAATATTATATATTGCTTATTCCAGCCTATGTGACACCACCTGGGAAGTTTTGTTTGCGCTAGGAGTCAATGCCTATTAGCTTTAATCCGCTCCATTATTCCAATGACTGTTGAGTTCAAGCCACTTTGATTACATACATAGTCTTTAATCTCGCCGTGCTTATCGTACTCAGAGACATTAAATCCTTCTTCAATGTCATTATAAAAGATAACGTTTCTACCGAAGACTGCAACGACCCAAAATCCGCCAGAGTCTTGCCCGTAATTCCTTTCTGTCCATTTCTCTGGCTCAATCTTAATAAGGTCCCAAAAATTTAATTGTTCATCATTTAATTCCAATTCCCCTTTTAGGATTTCGTTTCTTAATTGATCGATTTTAATTGGAGGCCACATAATTCCATTTATTAATTCTTACTTGATGCTTTGGTCACAAAGAGTTTACATAAACAGCAAGCGCATATCTGGTTAATCACATTTAATATAAGAACCTTAAAAACTTACCTCCCCAACCCCCTCTCCACCAACTCCTCAATCTTCTCCCAAACCTCCCTCTTCTCCGTCAAAGCCTCCACATCTTCAATCTTCATAATCTCTTCCATCAACCTGTCCTGCTTTTTTCCTTTATCCAAAGCCTCATGATACGGAAGATCACTAAAAGTGACCATGCTGTATAACGGAAGATAACCTGGAATTTTATGGTGAATCTTTGCTTCTATCTTTTTCCTCAGCAGAAACTTTTTATCGCCAACGAGGTCGCGCATCTCGATAAAGTTCTGAAGGGCCAATTGTCCTACTGCATCTCCTGCTGGTTTCCTCAGCCCCTGGTACTCCTGAAGACTTGCTTTCAAACTTCCATTTTTTGTAATCAGATCATACAATACTCTGCAGTCTTCAAAGCCAGCGTTCATGCCTTGTCCATAAAAAGGCACTATAGCATGTGCAGCATCACCTATCAGTGCTATGCGATTTTCATAAACCCATGGATAGCATTTCACAGTAACCAATGCTGAAGTCGGATGCTCAGCGAATTGCTTGTTCAGCTCTGGTATGAGGTCAGCGGCATCTGCAAAGTACTTCTTAAAAAATGCTTCAACTTGTGAATCAGTCTTTAATGATGCAAATGAATTTTCCCCTTCAAAAGGCAGAAAAAGCGTTGCTGTAAAAGTCCCATCAAGATTTGGCAATGCAATCAGCATGAACTTCTCTCTCGGCCAGATATGCAAGGCATTCTTTTCCATTCTGTGCACTCCACTATCTGATGGTATCGTTAATTCTTTATATCCATATTCAAGATATTCCTGAGAATAATTGAATCTACTCGTCGGCAACAGCGCACTTCGTACCTGAGAGAATGCCCCATCCGCTCCGAACAGAACAGAAAACTCTTTGTTCTTTATCGTTCCGTCCTGCTTATTTTCAAATTCAATATTGAATTCTTCAATGTTGACCTTAACACATCTTTCATTAAAGAACAGATTAACATTGTGCGCTTCTCTTGCTTTGTTCAGCAACGTCTTGTTAAGATCTGCTCTGGAGACAGCATAAATAACCTGACCCTCATCTCCATATGGTTGAAAAGAATTGGAACCGTCCTCATGATGAATGTATCTTCCTTTCATAGGAATGGCAATATTCATCATTTCCTGTTCCACTCCCGCCGCCTTTAATGCTCTGATTCCGCGGTGACTTAGTGCAAGATTGATGGATCTCCCTTTTTCAGGAGCAGTCATTAATGGGTCCGGCCTCTTCTCATAAACATCCACTTCGTAACCAGCCTTGCCCAACAACAAGGCCAGTAAACTCCCTACCAGTCCACCGCCGGCTAAAACAACTTTTTTATCCTCTATCATTTCTTAATTTATAAACTCGCAGAAATCAGCAAACTTCTCAACAAAGGTGTATACCTCTGTATATGAATTGTAAAGCGGTGTCGGTGAAACTCTAAGCACGTTAGGCGATCTCCAGTCAAGGATAATACCTTCTTTGGCAAATTGCTGCACCAGTTTTTTGCCATCACCTTTTTCAAAATAAATCGAAAGCTGAGCTCCTCTTCTGGACGGCTCTGTCGGAGTTATTATTCTGATTTTGTAAGGTTTCTCCTTTTGAGCCGGAGTACACTTAATTTTTATCAGAAACTCCAGATAGGCTGTCAGCTGCTCGCTCTTTTTGAAAATCTTTTTCAAGCCTGCTTTCTGAAAAATATCCAATGAGGCTTTTAAAACAGCCATCGGTAATATTGGCGCATTACTCAACTGCCAACCCTCCGCTCCAACAGATGGTTCATACTCCGGCTTCATCAGGAATCTTTCCTTTTCATCATTGCCCCACCATCCGGCAAATCTCGGCAAATGAAAATTTTCACTGTGCACAAACAGACCTGCCGTAGCGCCAGGACCGGCATTCAGGTATTTATAAGAACACCAGGTTGCAAAATCTACCTGCCACTCGTGAAGATTTAAAGGTATATTTCCAATAGCGTGCGCCAGATCAAAGCCAACATAGGCGCCCGCATTATGAGCAGCTTCTGTAATTGCTTCCATATCAAAAGCTTGGCCGGTATAGTAGTTCACACCACTCATCATCACCAAAGCAAGCTCATCTCCCAACTCCTCAATCTTCTTAATGATATCTTCATCACGAAGGGCAAACTCCCCTTCACGTGGTCCAACTTCTACCAGACATTCGGCAGGATCAAAACCTCTGATTTCAATCTGTGAAGTAAGAGCATATATGTCCGATGAGAAGCTCCCCGCCTCTGTAAGGATTTTTACCCTTTTCTCACGAGGCCAGTAAAAACTCACGAGCAAAAGATGAAGGTTCGCTGTAAGACTGTTCATGGCAACTACTTCTTCAGGTAAGGCTCCACAAAGTGCCGCCAGAGGTTTTCTGAAAAGTTTGTGATAATCTGCCCAAGGATTGGTTCCTTTGAAATGCGCTTCGACTGCCAGCTCGGCCCAGTCATTCAGTTCAGTTTCAACATATTTTTTAGCCGTCACAGGTTGTAATCCAAGTGAGTTACCACAAAAGTAAATCTGGCTGTTTTTACCTTTTCCCGGAGTTAAAAATTGTTTTTTGAAATCTTTTAGAGGATCTTTTACATCCAGACTTTTTGCATATTTTTTATCCGTGGAAAACTTCATATTTCTCATTGCCATTAAGCGGAAGGTGAAAATCTATTTTAGTTTATATTTCTGTGATATGATATGAGGTTCTTGTTAGATCTAAAGACCTCACCCTAAATCCCTCTCCTGAAGGAGAGGGACTTTATATGTGTATGTTATTAGCTTCTATTTGCTTTAAAAAAGCATTTGATTTTTTCTCTGAATTGTTCCCTTCTCCTTCAGGAGAAGGGTTAGGGATGAGGTCCATTCTACTTCGATGCACAAACTAAATATCTAATACTAATTTTTTGAATTATTACGCCTTTGGTTTAACCGGTGGTTCCATTACAGTGCCACAAGCCTTGCAGGTTCTAAGCTCCTTTGAAGAGTAAAACCTTTCCATGATGGGAGGAAGCTGTTTTACTATGTCTGAAATATATTCATACTCTTCGTAAAGCTTGTTGCCGCAGTTTTCACAAACCCAGATAAAGCCATCTTTCTCTCCTGGTTTTCTGTAACGCTCCATCACCAGACCGATAGTGTTGGCCGGCCTTTGCGGACAATGTGGTACTTTTCCCGGTAAAAGAAAAATCTCTCCTTCCTTAATCGGAATATCTACAGGCTTGCCATCTTCAAGAATCTTCAGATTGATGTCACCTTCCAACTGATAGAAAAACTCCTCCCCTTCATTATAGTGGTAATCCTTTCTAGAATTTGGTCCGCCGACTACCATTACTATAAAATCATCGTTGCCTTTGAATACCTGCTGATTTCCTACCGGTGGTTTCAGCAAATGCCTGTTTTCTTCTATCCACTTTTTAAAACTGAATGGTCTTTGAACTGCCATAATTTTTCTCCTTTAAATACTGAACAAGCTCCTTTTATTTAAGTGCACAATTTAGCAATCAATATGGTATTTTTTAATGATCAAAAACTATTTGCCTGAAGAACCTTGTCATACAGACTGTATATCAACTGGCTTGGATCTCAGAAGCAACCTTGAATAATATTTCCCTGTTAAAAAAATTAAAATACCACAGGTTTATATAACAATTTATTAACCAGTTCTTTAAACACTATTTAAGGTTCAAGGTTAATATAGCCAAGAATTAAATGACCTTCTATGGCTAAATATCTAGTGTCTGTTGTAGTTCCGCTTTTCAACGAGGAAGAAAATGTATTTGAGCTTGTTCACGAGCTTGTGTCTGTAATGAATGCTACCGAATACAGCTATCAGATTTTACTGGTAAATGACGGAAGCAGAGACCATACCTGGAGTAAAATACAGGCTCTTGCAAAAGAGTTTAAACAAATAGAAGCAATAAATCTGGCAGGAAATTATGGTCAGACGATGGCTTTGAGGGCCGGATTTGAACAGGCTTCAGGTGAAATCATTGTCGCCATGGATGGGGATCTGCAACATGACCCTCAATATATTCCTGTATTTATTGAGGAAATGCAAAAAGGCAACTACGACATGGTCGGTGGTGCTAAAATCAGGAGACCCGAGTCCGCTTTCAAAAACTTTCTTGCAGAAACAGGACATAAGATCATCAAAAGCATTTCAGGGGTAAATCTCAGATATTTTGGTGCCACCTTTAAAGCTTATAGAAGTTATCTCCTGCAGGGCAGTAATATGCTGGGCGATAGCCACAGATTTCTCGGGGCTATAGTGGCTCGCAAAGGGACGAGATATACTGAGCTTCCAATTGAAATCAGGGAAAGGAAAAGAGGAAAAAGCAATTATAAAATCAGCAAGGTCTTTTTAGTAATACTAGATCTATTGTTTTTAAAATTCTTTATCTCATACATCAATAAGCCTTTCAGAATATTTGGCCTTATCGGGCTGATCAATTTTCTGATCGGAATTGCTCTCACGACGGGCTTTACAGTGGGGTCATTGTTTTTCCAAATGAACATTAAAGAACATTATCTGGCAGAATTTCTGTTCAGTGTGTTTCTTATACTTATTGGAACCATGTTCCTTTCAATTGGAATAATTGCTGAAATCGGAGTTTACAATTATTTCCAGAAATCATTTGCACCTCCTTATAGAGTAAGAGAAGTTATTACCGACGAAAAAATTATCATCCCTTTAAAATTAGAGAATCAAGCCTCTGGTCAATTAATGAATGGATAAACGTCTCATTATAAATGCAGATGACTTTGGTTGGGACGCTTCCGCCACGGAGGGAATACTGGATCTGGCCAGGAAAAACGCTATTTCCAGCACTACCGTTCTGGCGACGCACGTTACAGCAAGCGACATAAAGGACCTGATTGCTCTGAGAAATATCTCTGTAGGTTTTCACCTAAACCTCATTGATGGCAATCCGGTATCCAGACATTCTCTCGTAAAGTCACTCACTGATAAAGAAGGAAGATTTCTTTCCGTTCAGAACATCTATAAAAAATTTCTGCTGAACACATTGAGCAAGGCAGAAATTAAAACTGAGATTTTAAACCAGATCCATAGGCTGAAAAAAATGGGCGTTGAAATCTCTCATGCAGACAGTCATAGACATATACATCAATACCCTGTTTTAGGAGATTTTATTCTGAAAGTTTTAAATGAAGCCGGAATAAAAAAAATAAGAAAACTCAATACAAACAGATTTTCCGATAAGAGGCGGATGATTTTGAAAGCCATGAGCCTTTATCCTCACAGGGAAACAAAAAAATTTATCAGTCCGCAGATTCTTCTTTCCGATTTTTCTGCTGATAAAAAAGCTGATATGGAGGTGTTTTCAAAGTCTTTAGCCACTGCTTTTGAAAAGTATCAAACAGCAGAAATGATGACACATCCCGGCATTATGGACAGGCCAGGTTCTTATCTGAAAAGAAAAGAAGAGTATGAATTTTTAAAATCCTGTGAATGGAAATCTTTCCTGGAAAAAAACTCGGTCAAGCTGATCTCTTTTAAAGAGTTATATTAAATAAAACTTGATGTTAGAAAAAACAGAAAGCAACAATTTCCTTGTTGCTCTTATTTGTATTCTGGCAGTTCCCGCACTGTTCATCAATCTGGACGTCATGCCAACACTCGGGGATGAAGCAACACGAGCTTTGGTGGCACTTGAATTTATGCTCCGCAAAAATTATATTTTTTCTACAATCAACGGAGAAGCATATTATAATAAGCCCCCTTTATACAACTGGCTTCTGGTTTTACTTTTCAATACATCAGGGCGAGCAGATGAATGGATCCTCAGATTGCCTGCAGTTGCTTCTCTCCTGGCTTTTTCTGTTACGATTTATTTTACCATGAAAAAGCATGTCGAATCTAAAATTGCATTGCTATCTGCTTTTGCCTTTTTAACATTCGGAAGAATGCTTTTCTACGATTCCATGCTAGGACATATAGATATTCTATTTTCATTGATTCTCTATCTTGCTATTTATTCCATATTCTATTTCATAGTAAAAGAGCGTTATTTTCTTCTGTTTCCTTCAGCCTATTTTCTCACTTCTTTGGCCTTTCTGATGAAAGGACTGCCGGCATTGGTATTTCTGGGACTATCGCTTTGTATTACTTTCTTTTTCTTTAAAAAACTGGAAGCTTTATTTCATCCTGCTCATTTTGCAGGTATAGCCATTTTCCTCTTGATCATCGGGAGCTATTTCCTGATTTATAATAAATACAACTCTTCTGACGATTTCCTTAAAACTCTGTGGAGTGAGTCTAGCAAAAGGACAGCATTCGAAAATAACTGGAAAACATCATTATCCTTTTTACTCATTTTTCCATTCGAATATCTCTTTCATCTGATGCCCTGGTCATTGCTGATTGTGACTTGCGTCCGGAAAGATTTTCTCACGATCGCTAAAAACAACCCCTTCATTTTCTTTTGTCTTATCATTATTGCCATAAACATTCCAATCTATTGGATTTCTCCGGAGACAAGGCCCAGGTATTTATTTCTGCTTTTCCCTTTCGTTTTTACAATATTGCTATACTTTTATTTTAAAGAAGGGGCAGAAAAGCAAAAGTTTATAACCTCAATTTTACTGTCAGTTGCATTTGTTGTATTTGTCGTGATGGCCAGCTTCCCGTTTTTCGCTGAGATCCATGCACAGATTTCTTTAAAAAACTTAAAGGCATCTTTACTGCTTATTGCTCTGACTGTTATTGCATATTTATTCTTCAAAAGCGGAAGAAAAAATCTGTTTTATCTGCCTCTTGCTCTGATCATAGCCAGGATAGGATTTGACCTTTTTGTATTGCCGGAAAGGGCTACTGTTTCTCCGGAAGTACGGTGGAAACAGGATGTAGTAGCTTCTGCAAAGATTTGTAAGGATCTTCCGTTATATATTTATAAGAACAGTTTCATCAAGCACAATCTGACCTATTACCTTACCACTCAAAATAAAAGAATTGTTCAGAGAGATCATGTCGGAGAAAAAAAGGATGTATACTATATCATGGAAAATTTTTACTTTCAGGAACACCCATTCAAGAAGCTGTTTGAGTTTCAATTTGATGGCAGGCATTATTTTATAGTCAAAAGTGAGTAAAGAAAACACAATTAAAATATTTAAGCTTCTCTTAAAAATCTCGGTTTCTTCGGTTGCTTTATTTTTTGTATTCAGGTCAGTAAATATTCAAGATGTTTTTAACCTCGTAAAAAACTCTGATTACTGGCTTCTTTTGCCAACTATACTGTTATACTTAATTTCCAAGTACATTACAGCTATAAGGTTTCAGCGTTTTCTGAAAGTTATAGATATCAATATTCCCGATGCCCTAAATTTCCGGCTTTACTTGCTGGGCATGTATTATAATCTCCTCTTGCCAGGAGGCGTGGGAGGCGATGGGTATAAGGTTTATTATTTGCATAAAATATTTAAAAGTCCTGTAAAAAGTCTACTGTCTCTGAGTATCATTGACAGAGTGAGTGGAATGGTTGCTATTATACTGCTAGGTGAAATCTGCGCAATATTTATATTCCGACATGAGCCTCTTTTATTTTACCTTTCTATTATTTCTTTGCCTCTAACTTTTGGAGCTTATTGGGGAGGCCTGAATTTATTCTATAAAAAATATCTGAATGTATTTCACAGGACAAACTTTCAAAGTATTGCGGGGCAGTTTATTCAGGTTGTATGCGTAATTCTGCTTCTCCTGTTAATTGGCGTTGATAAGCACTACTTGCTCTATATTTTTGTATTTCTGGTTTCTTCCATAGTAGCAGCTTTTCCTTTTACAATCGGAGGTGTCGGCGCAAGAGAACTGACTTTTTTATATGGAGCGGAATTTTTTGGTCTCGACATGAGTGTTTCTGTGACAATCAGTATGCTCTTTTATCTTATCACAGCGTTCTCTTCTTTGTGCGGGATTTACTTCGGAATTTTTCCTGAAAAGGTTTATGTGCAGGAGTCTTCTGAAAACAGTTAATGATTAATCCTTAAAGATTTCTGACTTAAGCGATGTGGGACTTTTACCTGTCTTTTTCTTCATTGCCCTGCTGAAACTCTGAGCACTTTCAAAACCAAGGATAAACGCCACTTCCTGAATCTGCACACCTGGCTTTGCCAATAGCTTAGTGGCACTCTCAATAAGATGTTCGTCCAGAATACTTTGATAAGTGTGCCCTTCTTCCTTCAGATTTCTTTGCAGTGTTCTTGTGCTGGTATTGAGCATTGCTGCCACCTCCTCAATTTTAAGATTGTAATAACTTTCTTTATTAAAAAGTATCCGCTTTACTTTTGAGTAATATCCGGCAGAACGCTGAATGCTGCTAAGCTTTTCCGAACAAAGCTTTAGCATAAATTCATATGTAAGCTGATTTCCGGAAACAGTTTTTGTCTCTGCCATCTCTTTCGAGAAATGCAGGCTGTTCTCATTTTCTCCGAAAGAAACGTTATCAAAAATATCCTGATAAAAACTCCTGTCAGATGGTTTTACCTCATAAGTGAAATTGGCTTTCAATGGTTTAATTTTCTGGCCAACCAGAAATCCTGAAATTGCAAGCGTCAGACTCATTGCATGCTCTGCTGCCATAGCAGCAGTAACCGGGCTTTTCTCAACCCATACCATTGCGGGGCTATAAATTATTTTAACAGAATTGTCTGGTAGAATGAGCATGTTATACTCAAACATATCTCCCATTAATGGAAAAAAATTTACAATGCTTTTCCATGCGGTAAGCAAATCCGAACTGCTTGACACCAATGGGGAAATCCAGCCGAGAACAGAAAAGGTGATTCTTTTTCCAAAGTTCAGACTAATCTGTCTGTAATCTGACCTTTGCAATATAGATTCCCAGACCTTTATACCAGCACTCCAATCCTGCATGCCCTCCGCCTCGCTTAAAGTACCGGCATTAAGTCCGGTGTCTTTATAAATCTCCATCTCGTCAATTCCAAAATGGGAAGCATTATTAATCAGCGTTTTTAAAATTTCATTGTGTACACGCATGGCGTATTTATGCTAATAAATTGGCGTAAAGAGCAACAAGCTTTCTTTGAAGATACGCTTATTTTGTCAGCAGGACAACAAACAACTATTATGAACAGATTTATAAATTATTCCGGAATATTCATCATCTGCCTGACAGCTTTAGGTATTCTGATGGTAAGTATAATGGCATTTTCCAATCCCCAGGCAGTGATGGACCTCGTACAGGTAAAACTTCACAATAATGATGCTTACAGCTCCATCCGGGGAGTTTATGGAGGAGCTGGAATGACAATTTTCATTACTTTAACTTATCTTCTTTTTAAAAACAGGCTTCAAGGCCTGGCATTTGTCGCATTGCTTTGCGGCTCTTATTCTCTATCAAGAATTATTACAATATTTTCTGAAGGAGCTCTTGGGAGCTTCGGAACAAACTGGATGTTTATCGAGGGGGTATTGTGTATAGCAGCTTTGGCTTTGTTATTTGCAAACAGAAAGGTTTCCAGAGTTTAATGTAATTTTTTAAGATTGTTCATTTTTAGAATAACCCCTGAAAGTTTCTGACTATTAAAAATTAGTCTAAAACCTTCAGGGGTTAGAGTTAAAAGCTTGAAATTTCGACCCCAGAACTCGAAGTTTGGAGTTAAAAGCTCGAATTTTTAGCCTCAGAGCTCGGAGATTGGGGCTAAAGCTCAAATTTTTGACCTCAAAGCTCCGGAATTGGAGTTAAAAGCTCGAATTTTTGACCTCAGAGCTCGGAGATTGGAGCTAAAAGCTCGAATTTTTGACCTCAGAGCTCGGAGATTGGAGCTAAAAGCTCAAATTTTTGACCTCAAAGCTCGGAGATTAGAGCTAAAAGCTCGAATTTTTGACCTCAAAGCTCGGAGATTAGAGCTAAAAGCTCAAATTTTTAAATCTCAGAACACAGAGATTTAAGGTAAGAGAGACTTAATCCAATTTTTAATCAACTTTATATTCAGTAAGAATT includes the following:
- a CDS encoding cupin domain-containing protein produces the protein MSIESFNSELEFDASRVKTKVIIETSFSKEIRILLSKGQIMKEHKTPFPILIHILEGEIMLGVNGTIHNMRSGEIIALDGNVPHDLTAKENSIVRLSLSKHDKVERLKDVLES
- a CDS encoding NADAR family protein, with amino-acid sequence MNYSIQNLINRINNGERLKYIYFWGHQPSKDGTITNSCFSQWWIADFKVDGITYKTAEHWMMAKKAELFGDKEIYEKIINSKSSGEAKDLGRRISGFNQEKWEASRFEIVVEGNYHKFTQYPELKEFLLNTQDRVLVEASPVDNIWGVGLAKDNVKIENPEEWNGLNLLGFALMEVRDRLNKK
- a CDS encoding DUF4272 domain-containing protein, coding for METTGDLVLRRKKKSLESRLIDYGIKNYRVSHLEYLDHSKEKFQTAYDAGCRMIILYAIAYLVHNLDERPAFIDWFKTEKIWEKVSPKEMEFLMNPSPEERMLLDLSWCIEGAITLAWCLKKVEVLPRLNDENNVVEESQQNLPELGDSLILFLSRVEYRNLEDVYEENLFNEIATTYFRDLLFNGKKDTTRINRSVSYERHKVLNWLRTYYEEGGEVTGELWDETDTST
- a CDS encoding FAD-dependent oxidoreductase, producing MIEDKKVVLAGGGLVGSLLALLLGKAGYEVDVYEKRPDPLMTAPEKGRSINLALSHRGIRALKAAGVEQEMMNIAIPMKGRYIHHEDGSNSFQPYGDEGQVIYAVSRADLNKTLLNKAREAHNVNLFFNERCVKVNIEEFNIEFENKQDGTIKNKEFSVLFGADGAFSQVRSALLPTSRFNYSQEYLEYGYKELTIPSDSGVHRMEKNALHIWPREKFMLIALPNLDGTFTATLFLPFEGENSFASLKTDSQVEAFFKKYFADAADLIPELNKQFAEHPTSALVTVKCYPWVYENRIALIGDAAHAIVPFYGQGMNAGFEDCRVLYDLITKNGSLKASLQEYQGLRKPAGDAVGQLALQNFIEMRDLVGDKKFLLRKKIEAKIHHKIPGYLPLYSMVTFSDLPYHEALDKGKKQDRLMEEIMKIEDVEALTEKREVWEKIEELVERGLGR
- the kynU gene encoding kynureninase, with product MAMRNMKFSTDKKYAKSLDVKDPLKDFKKQFLTPGKGKNSQIYFCGNSLGLQPVTAKKYVETELNDWAELAVEAHFKGTNPWADYHKLFRKPLAALCGALPEEVVAMNSLTANLHLLLVSFYWPREKRVKILTEAGSFSSDIYALTSQIEIRGFDPAECLVEVGPREGEFALRDEDIIKKIEELGDELALVMMSGVNYYTGQAFDMEAITEAAHNAGAYVGFDLAHAIGNIPLNLHEWQVDFATWCSYKYLNAGPGATAGLFVHSENFHLPRFAGWWGNDEKERFLMKPEYEPSVGAEGWQLSNAPILPMAVLKASLDIFQKAGLKKIFKKSEQLTAYLEFLIKIKCTPAQKEKPYKIRIITPTEPSRRGAQLSIYFEKGDGKKLVQQFAKEGIILDWRSPNVLRVSPTPLYNSYTEVYTFVEKFADFCEFIN
- a CDS encoding 3-hydroxyanthranilate 3,4-dioxygenase, with translation MAVQRPFSFKKWIEENRHLLKPPVGNQQVFKGNDDFIVMVVGGPNSRKDYHYNEGEEFFYQLEGDINLKILEDGKPVDIPIKEGEIFLLPGKVPHCPQRPANTIGLVMERYRKPGEKDGFIWVCENCGNKLYEEYEYISDIVKQLPPIMERFYSSKELRTCKACGTVMEPPVKPKA
- a CDS encoding glycosyltransferase family 2 protein → MAKYLVSVVVPLFNEEENVFELVHELVSVMNATEYSYQILLVNDGSRDHTWSKIQALAKEFKQIEAINLAGNYGQTMALRAGFEQASGEIIVAMDGDLQHDPQYIPVFIEEMQKGNYDMVGGAKIRRPESAFKNFLAETGHKIIKSISGVNLRYFGATFKAYRSYLLQGSNMLGDSHRFLGAIVARKGTRYTELPIEIRERKRGKSNYKISKVFLVILDLLFLKFFISYINKPFRIFGLIGLINFLIGIALTTGFTVGSLFFQMNIKEHYLAEFLFSVFLILIGTMFLSIGIIAEIGVYNYFQKSFAPPYRVREVITDEKIIIPLKLENQASGQLMNG
- a CDS encoding carbohydrate deacetylase, which codes for MDKRLIINADDFGWDASATEGILDLARKNAISSTTVLATHVTASDIKDLIALRNISVGFHLNLIDGNPVSRHSLVKSLTDKEGRFLSVQNIYKKFLLNTLSKAEIKTEILNQIHRLKKMGVEISHADSHRHIHQYPVLGDFILKVLNEAGIKKIRKLNTNRFSDKRRMILKAMSLYPHRETKKFISPQILLSDFSADKKADMEVFSKSLATAFEKYQTAEMMTHPGIMDRPGSYLKRKEEYEFLKSCEWKSFLEKNSVKLISFKELY